A DNA window from Magnetococcales bacterium contains the following coding sequences:
- a CDS encoding TrkH family potassium uptake protein, which produces MNLSLNIRILAVVSAILVLFKLPALALAWHMNEPIAPFLYAVMLCLGVSATGFLTRRASLEMQARDGVLAVILGWAVMIFMGALPYYFSGQMRWVDAVFESASGFTTTGSSILTDVEALSQSLLFWRSTTQWIGGMGILLLAVAILPFLGVGGAQIMKAEMPGPRKDKLAPRMAATAQLMWGIYFGLTVLCGLAYYWAGMSGLDAVHHAFTTIAIGGFSTKNASLAAYSNTVQWTAMFFMIVAGINFVMHYRLIVTRDLSVFKDEEIVWYLLLMLVAGSFCTLIAHSSTADAALEPALRHGFFQAISLVTNTGFANVDWEVWPLYVQLLMMTIAIPGAMAGSTTGGLKMVRAIILFKVLGVVLNRLLTPERVMLVKFNGKKVPRDILDGVMAMAFAMALALLGATIFLVAVGMDVPSAYSAALTATINVGPGIGWVGPMDNFSAVPDPGKYLLVALMVFGRLEVFTVLILLLPHFWKPEKILVSAATPLRKR; this is translated from the coding sequence ATGAATCTTTCTTTGAATATTCGTATTCTGGCGGTGGTATCCGCCATTCTGGTGCTGTTCAAACTGCCGGCCTTGGCTCTGGCCTGGCACATGAATGAACCGATTGCTCCCTTCCTGTATGCCGTGATGCTGTGTCTGGGGGTGAGCGCGACGGGTTTTCTGACACGTCGGGCCAGTCTGGAAATGCAGGCCAGGGATGGGGTGCTGGCGGTGATTCTGGGTTGGGCGGTGATGATTTTCATGGGGGCGTTGCCTTATTATTTTTCGGGTCAGATGCGCTGGGTAGACGCGGTGTTTGAATCCGCTTCCGGGTTTACCACCACGGGCTCTTCGATTCTGACCGATGTGGAGGCCTTGTCGCAAAGTCTGCTGTTTTGGCGCAGCACCACCCAGTGGATCGGCGGCATGGGTATTTTGTTGTTGGCTGTGGCCATCCTGCCTTTTCTCGGAGTGGGGGGCGCCCAGATCATGAAGGCGGAAATGCCCGGCCCCCGCAAGGACAAACTCGCCCCCCGCATGGCGGCTACCGCCCAGTTGATGTGGGGGATTTATTTCGGATTGACGGTATTGTGTGGACTGGCTTATTACTGGGCCGGAATGTCGGGGCTGGATGCGGTGCATCATGCCTTCACCACCATCGCCATCGGGGGATTTTCCACCAAGAATGCCAGTCTGGCGGCCTATTCCAATACGGTGCAGTGGACCGCGATGTTTTTCATGATCGTGGCGGGCATCAATTTCGTCATGCACTATCGTTTGATTGTGACCCGGGATCTGTCGGTTTTCAAGGATGAGGAGATTGTCTGGTATTTGCTGCTCATGCTGGTCGCCGGAAGTTTCTGCACCCTCATCGCCCATTCCAGCACGGCGGACGCGGCGCTGGAACCGGCGTTGCGGCATGGATTCTTTCAGGCCATCAGCCTAGTGACCAATACCGGCTTCGCCAATGTGGACTGGGAGGTCTGGCCACTGTATGTGCAACTGCTGATGATGACCATTGCTATTCCCGGTGCCATGGCCGGTTCCACCACCGGGGGACTCAAAATGGTGCGGGCCATCATTTTGTTCAAGGTGCTGGGGGTGGTACTCAATCGTCTGTTGACCCCGGAACGGGTCATGTTGGTGAAGTTCAACGGCAAGAAAGTACCCCGGGACATCCTGGATGGGGTCATGGCCATGGCCTTTGCCATGGCGTTGGCCTTGCTGGGGGCCACCATTTTTCTGGTGGCGGTGGGCATGGATGTGCCGAGCGCCTATTCCGCCGCCTTGACCGCCACCATCAATGTGGGACCGGGTATCGGTTGGGTGGGGCCGATGGATAATTTTTCGGCGGTTCCGGATCCGGGCAAGTATCTGCTGGTGGCCCTGATGGTGTTTGGCCGTCTGGAGGTCTTCACGGTTTTGATTCTGTTGCTGCCCCACTTCTGGAAACCGGAAAAAATCCTGGTTTCGGCGGCTACCCCCTTGCGCAAACGATAG